TCCTCCTCTACAGCGGTGTTCGTGTCAGAAGTGTGTACCGAGCCTTCCCTAAAGTCATCTTCATCGGTCTGATTATTCCTTCGTTGGTTCACGCCTTGTCTTTCCCCTGCAATCGATGTTTCTTCCCTTTCCATTCTTCCTCATTTCTTTGCTTCCAAACGTTTGCTTCTTCTCGTCGCTATCAAGTGCCTCGCTCGATCTGGTGTTCTGGCCATCAACTGATCCTTAGTTAGATCTCTTCCGACTATTTTCTTGCCTTCAATCTTCCGATGCAATACTCAAGGATTAATCTCTCTCCTGGATTTCTAGTCTTAACTTCGGATGAACCGTTTAAGATCTATAAAACCCTAATTCGCCAAAATCTCTAACTTCTACAATTTTAAAACAATTTTAACCTTTATCAAACTTttagatgaggatgaatccccGATCTAAGTCCCTGTTTCTGGACGtcaaaatgtaactactggaaatccagtagcacacccaagtaagaaaagaaacagatctaagacatgataaaggttttggataagaaattctttattgattaaccGCTCCAAGTAATGAAAGATACAAGTTCTTGAGTACAAGGAAACCTAATCTCTCACTTAAAGCAAAGCTCTCTCCTCCCCAAAGAATCCGAGCCCTCTTACATTGCCCAAGGACCcttatttatagaccaatcaaCCCTAATGGTGTACAACTCATTTTTCTTCGCCTGGATCTCGTGAagatgctttatacttcgcccatatcattttccataaagttttcccctTTCTTTCGCTGACAACTTTGGATGTTTGTCGGGACAACTGTCTCTTTTCTTTCTCCATAATTTATTTACTTCGTCAATTATCTTTTCATCCAAGTGACCTTATTTCGCCAACCTTTACTTCGTGGATGGTATCTTGCCGAGCACTCTAATTGATCCTTCGCAACTTAGACTCTTCAAGTGAGTTACCTCGCCTTAATATGATATCTCGCACATGGTTTTTCATTTCGCCAGTCACTTAATAATGATGTccctgacttgatttgacaagtcacgaGGATTTTTGGGGAGCAGTGCAAGATCTTTCGGCAGGATTCCGTTGAATGACGCGGGTCTTCTCTTTAGTCCACGTGGTGAATCGTATCTTTGATATCCACAAACACGCTCCCAAAGATCAGGCAAGAAGATAATACAGACAAAAGGAACAACAGATTTTGCATTCATGTCCCATTTCATTACATTATTCTGATATATACGAAATCTCTAGCAACTACCCTACCCAATCCTTATCCATCATATACAATCCTATCACTCTCGGATTTCTGTTAAGCCTTATTTTCGCACTTCTCTCACTTCTCGGATCTATTGTTGGTCTGCTCGTCTGGCCTTTTGGGTAAGTCGTGTCTTCTAGCTCTGTCTATTGTATGATCTTGTTCGAGCATATGCAGCACGACTCAGGCCACATGGTGGTACGATACAATCAATGGTCCAGAGCTGACTTTACAATCAATGGTCCAGAGCTGACTTTACAATCAATGGTCCAGTACATATTAATTCGGGGATTTCATATCTGTTCTTAATTTTATGTTTATCTTTTAATTAACTCTATGTTTTTGTAAATTCTTTGTATTCGGAATTAATATCAATCATCTTCCACTAAAATGAGTAATTTTATGTTTGATCTAGCTTTGTACTGGATGGTCTGCTTAGAAAAACCAGTGACACATACGGATTCATGATTGAGAATACCAtgggcaaaaataaataaaataaaaacagtatcagaaaacaaggaattacaagcAAAACTCATGATATCAAAGAAAAAACAAAGCAAAACTCAAAACAAATGGAAAATACACCTTATTAAGCCCTTTTTAGCAAGATTATCAGCGTCACTTTGACTAATTTCCATCTTGCTATAGGGCGACCCATGGAGCTTTATTTTCTTGATGAAAACCCTACATAGAATATGAGATAGTAGCCTGCGGACATTATTCCGGTTAAACTGCAGAAAAATGGTTCTCCCTTCAACATTGTTGGTTGCTAAATGAAAAGAATGTCGATCAAATAACGGATAAAGCACCCGACAATATCCACGTACAAATCAGCAGAAAAGAAAAGCCCCACTAAACCTATTGCCATGTCAAAGTTAAGCCAGACTACAGGGCCTGTCCATCCAGTAATAAGCATGTAAGCTTGGAAGAATGACAAAGCAGTGAAAATAAATGAATTGAACAAAGCAGTTACAGCAAAGACGGACCTTAAAGGCAATCGCAAAAAGAAATCGTTTTCGTTAAAGGGAGCAGCATGGATGGTGAGAAATAGACCCAAAGATATAATACAAAAGAACAACCCATAAGCAACGAAATGAATAAATAGTCCAAAATCTTGGTTCTTGAGTAGGATTGGACGACCTGACGTTGAGTTATTTCCCCCAGGTACAGCGAACGCGGATGCAAACATCATAGTTGCTAATAAAGCGGATAACAACATATAATTATTTGACGCTTCTTTTAACCATCTCTCACCTTGTTCTCTGAGATCTGTATGAGTTTCGGTGAATACTTGGTAAGCATATTGGTTCTTAgaattcttcattttcaccatattTGGTGGAAGCATACGTTTGAGGCGCTGCATATGTATATGACCCAAGAATTATTAATGATTATTGTACGTGTATTCATGTGTGCATATCTATATATATGCATCATTAGATGTTAACATACCTCAAACCAAACACACTCCCACTGCATCCACTGTGCCGCTCCACGAATGTGCCACGGTTTATGTTTTCCAAGCTTTGCAGCAGCATGAAGTGGGGTGTTACCATCTCTATCGATCCCGACGACCAACATGTCCAAGTTCCTTTTTGAAATAGTTGATGATGACTTCAAGAATTCTATTATGGATGCATGTCTGTATTCCGCCGCTAAGTGCAACAAATTTCTTCCAGCTTCTTCATCGGTCATCTCAATTGATTCCGGATATACATCAATTATTTCTTTAAGCATCTCTATAATACCCAACTTAGTTGCCAAGATAATGGGCCTCTCTCGAACTTTGTAAGTTGTAACCCTTGTGGTTATTGTTGGATGTTGGTTTTCGAGGTTACCATACTTGTAATCCCATCCATGGAGGATTTCAGGGCCAAAATTACTCATCGTCCATTGACCATAATCTTTTTCAAGTAACTTCCTGAGGAGTTGTATAGCATAATTGTGTTTCAGTTTTGTATTGTAGACGATTTTGAGGACTGGTAAACCTGCATTAGCTCAGGATGTAGTGAATAATCAAATACACAATATCCATCGCTGGAGATTTGGGTGCATGCATACACGATTGTGCTCATGCATGTTGTGAgtttttagtgaataaaaaagaTTTAAAGATTCGTAAAAGAGCAAATTTACGATATCCAAATTTCTACCTTTACATAGCCCTCTGAAATAATGCTTGAATTTTCTCATAAACGAAGAATTTGGTTGTAGTACTGTTCTTTGAGTAGCTGCATTATGTGTCTCATAACTCTCGATTGGGATATCTGAAATAAGTGAGGGAATTAAAAGAAAGAGGCGGTTAGATATGAGTCATATTTGGGGAAATAAATGGGACTTACATGAATATACAATAGCTGCAGCTATTTGGATGAAAACAAATGGTGTGGCCCCAAGGTATTGTTGGAAGTAATTGGTTCCACTCTTGAAAGAAGAAGGTGAGAGCGCTAAAATATGTGAAGCCGTTGCGCCATCATCATTTATATTTGAAGCAAGGTCAGGATAAATCTCCAAGATCTCCATTGCTACATCTGAGTTTTCATTAAGTCAAAATAAAAGTTAAAAATACAACCAATCTGAGTTAAATGAAGACTTATTTTGCATCTATTCCTTTAAGAAGTCCGACATCATTTGGAATGTATCCTGCAAATTAACAAACTGCTATCGATGCTTACAGGTTCAGGCTACAAATTAGTAGACTATAGGTCACAAAAGTATTCTTAAATCATTTCTAACGAAAAGAATTGTTGGATTATTTGTTTTTATAGATAAACAAAAGATTTGTTAAATTAGaaagaacagaaaaaaaaaacaggtcTCAAGTATTCTAAACAAGGCGATTGCAGAGTGAATATTGTTTGTTACCATAAGATTCCACAAGAACAGCAGCGTGAAGAATTGTTGAGTGATCACTGGTCCTTATTGTTAATGGGGCAACCATTGATGTAGATCTGGATGTGCTTGTGATTCCTCTGCTACTAGCAGTTGTATTTAGGAATAACAACTTATCTTTATGTCCGTACATTGCTGCCCAGTATATAGGTGTCTCACCGTTTAAGTTTGGAACTGACACCAGCAGTTGATCTCCTCCACCATCTAATTCTTTCTCTAAGATTAGCATAGCCATCTTCACAATCCCCGTCCTGGCTGCCTCATGTAATACTGTGTTCCCCTTCTTATTAGACACCGCCAATAACCTTTTTGCCGCCGGTATGATTCTCAACATCTGTTCCATATCATCAGTTTGGGCGCATTGAGCACACATGTGAAGAATCGTATCCCCTGTAAGAGGATTAAGTAGGATGTTGCTGTTATCATCTTCGATATCTATATTATTACATGGTAGTAAGTTATAAACTCTTTTGATGTCATTCCATTCCCCTCTTAGTGCTGCCCTCATCACTTCGAAGTACCGATTAGAGGGCGCAGTATTACTCATCACTTGAAGGCTTGTTTTGAATATGTTTCTCTATTTTGGCGAAGTACCATATGTGTTGGTGACAAACACAGCTATATGTCTGTATACATAGAAGGTGTGTAAGAAATATAATATGGCATGCCTTTTTCTTTTACTGTTTTTTGCTTGCACTCTGGGCAAATGTTACCCGAAAAGCTTTTCCTTAATGCAACAATATTCATatgttttcccttttttttttctccttgttTTGCACAAGTATCAAAGGCTTTTCCCAAAGCAATTTTGTCCTGCATGccgattaaaaaaataaatttctgTGCCCCAAAGAATTCCTAAAGTAAACGGGATTTACAATACTTCTTTCTTGTGTATTGCAATCCCACCTGAATTATTTTGTCCGACATGATATTACCGCCCAGAGTAGAATATCCGAACTATAGGCAATCAACGAAATATTGACTCTGCGAAGCAAAGGTGTTTAGGGTAGACATGTGAAGCCAAGATGTTCAACGAAATTTTCCTGGCACTGGCCTGGTCTGTAATCTGTAGTACTTACTTGGTAGGACACGACCAGCCTAAATATGGGAAACGCATTACCAAAACCCGGAATTACAagcaaagaaaaaacaaaacactAAGCAAATGGGCAATGAATCTTAAACGGTACTTTGACTAACTTTCCATCTTGCTAGAGCAGCAACCCATAGAACTTTATTCTCTTGATGATAATGAAAACCAGACACATAATATAATATTTGCATTAGCCTGACATAATTATATTCATGTTGCACAGAAAGATGGTTCTCCTTTCACTATTGTTAGTTGTTAAATGAAAAGAAGAGAGCCCCAAGTCCTGCTAATCCCATGTCAAAGAGAAGTAAGTAAGCCTACAATAGTGATATGACTAATGGGAGAAGAGGATCGTTTTCTGGAGTTCACACAGAAGCAAAATCTTCAGTTGCTTTCTCTGTTCGAAGTTCCCATTCGATTCAAACCTTAAATTCCCATTCGAGGGGGTTTTATGACCTTTCATGTGTTGACAGCTACAGGACAGTTGTACACTTGACGGCCGTTAGCCGTTTTATTTAAAAAATGGACAGAATTACTGTATCGGGTGTATTTTAGAAATATAGTAAAAAATGAGTGTATTTTAGAAAACACATTGTTAAATGGGTGTATATGAGAAAAAGCCCATTTTTTTAACcagaatcaatcaaatcaatcaatgtTCTAAGGAAAGGTGGTGTATATGTATGTGGGTCAAAAAGCGGTTGAGATCGTTTGCGAGATTTAACTGCTGAGATTATACTTTGGCCCAGACAATTCTCTTTCTTAACCCGACTAGCCTCTAACCCTTCTGCTTACTATTCTTCCTCGGATGTCTAGTTTCTTTCTTTTTCGCCCAATTTTCAATCAATAAATTCTTCACGCccaattttcaatcaacaaattctTCACGAGAGTTCATCGGGAGAGTCAAAAAGAAATCCTATTGAAGTTAAcctcaagaaaaaagaaaatatatcatCAGAATCAGCAGGATTATTCATATTCGAAAGAAgcctattataggggctccaagTTTTTGGTTTTGAGAGCTCACTAGAGGACAAAATGGGTCATGAATAATAATCTTCAAAACCCCTTATCCTCCAAATTTGCTAATGGCTAGAATACcattgattaattagtgtttatTATTTGATTAACAAAACAAAGTAAAATTGGATTAGACTATTAACTTGATTTATAATTAGTGTTGaaaatcaaagatcaaaaaattttcttttttctttttgattaggtTGGATTAGGCTAATCACTATAATATGTCTCATTGGAATCAAAATAACATTGTATAAGATTATGAAAATCATAGCTTTAATCGCTAAAAACAGTATTTCCTTTAAGGGATCATaatccaaagatacatatctcaaagattttaggttttaggtttgaAATTGTCTCACAACTATGTAGACAGGGTTGGATTTCATTATGTATTTATATGTATTACATGAGAAGTAATCAAACTAATCTAAACAACTTATACGAAGTTACAGGGAAGTTACAGCACAAGACTAGGAAGCTATAGTTACAGCACAAGACTAGGACTTACAACAGATTTCTTCTTGTATATACCGAAGGACTTGGACTTACAACAGACTTGGACTTGGACTGAGATTTATGTACTGGTGGTGTGTGATGTTTCCGCACACTCCAAGGATGGCAGATATGCACGtctaataccccccctcaagttggatcCTGATGAGAATCTGGACGAAGACCCAACTTGCTAGCAAGACGTCGAAAATGATCCACTCCTAGTGGTTTTGTGAATAGATCAGCTAATTGTAATGCTGATGGCAGATGAGTAGGTTTGATGAGACCGGATAGCAGCTTTTCACCTACAAAATAACAGTCGATTTCAATATGTTTAGTCCTGTCGTGAAAAATTGGATTCTCAGAAATATGAATAGAATCTTGATTGTCGCATTAAATTGGAATAGGTTTCGGAATAGTGATACGAAGATTATTGAATAGATAATGTAACCATTGCAGTTCAGATGTAAGCCTTGCAAGAGCCCGATATTCTTCCTCACCTGAAGAAAGGGATATTGTTTTGGTTGTTTCTTAGACTTCCAAGAAATAAGACTATCTCCTAGCATGGTAAAATAACATGTCTTTGATCAACGAGTTGTTGGtcatcctgcccaatcagaatcagtataacCAGCAAGAGGCAAAGAGCTTGAGGCAGAGAAAAAGATGTCATGACTAACAGTACCTTTAAGGAAACGTAGTACACGATGTGCAGCATCCAGATGACCTGAACATGGTTGCTGCATAAATTAACTCAAGTAATTAATTGAGTATGTGATATCAGGACGAGTTACTTAAAGATAAAGTAGACGGCCAATTAGTCGATGATAAATACTAGGATCTGATAATGGATTACCGGAAATTGGTAGAAGCTTAAGATGTTGTTCCATTGGAGAACGAGCAGTCTTAGAACTTAAAAGGACAGAATCATTAACAATGTCAAGAATATATTCGCGCTGACAAAGAAAAATACCTTTGGGAGAGCGAGaagctgaaaaggcgagggtaccgaaatatacctcaagctaaaacttttcctacctataactcctttcttcgaaagtgattgcctatggactgagtcgagacaatgcaactaatcggttcacacttcgtgtaatcgtctatggatacgagatcgagacaataaaacaacgaaatatgtttacttgataaaaaggttcggacttaaccaaacacaataggattgcttatcaagtaaataagaaattaacgtttgtgtaatttaatttaattataataaaaaaattataaggaagaaatataaaagaaatgacacaacaagattttgtgaacgaggaaaccgtaaatgcagaaaaaccctgggaccttgtccagaattgaatactctcaggattaagtcgctacacaaaattaaaccaacttcgtatagttgagaccaagcagataaacctataattcacctagttccgtttgtattcccacgcctccaacttatgaattagtcacgtacttggaacaattcctttgtttcgtattccaaatagtaaaggaacaacaaatttgttggtatcaactctcttcaaccaagtgatgtgagttcgacaaaggctctgtttatctcaataaactccttcgtcgggttcttagatctatcttattttcaactaccaaaggtaattgttaagattttgcaatcaatacttttaatcacaaagaattgttttgatgccgatctacacaactaatcaatccaatctactacaaggataaaccgattatagttggatcctcttataccgaaacaagtattgtgcacaccaaagattatgaaccccaaatcagaaatcttcaacatcttctttgtcttcaatattcttagatcttcaaaaaacgcctgcacacaacaacttgaatctcacgcacaaaacggagtctgttaacaatggattatcacaagatcgtctttaacactaacaacagtctaaagatccctgtcgaaacttcatcttagaagagaagattctcaagcataaacaaactaggtgcaatcaaagttcaaccatcgttagtcaatcaaatcaatggaaaacacaagataaaccgcaattatctagtttcccaccaacgatactaatagagcttctcaatcccaaataagactttaaactgagcggtcgtaagatatttctcctaattaggttactctccactTCGAATAGGCGGATTCACCAGTAACAaaacaaccgaggaagtttactatcacgaaggattagtttgctagaaatgcaaacttcaagtatttttagacaaggaagtttggacaccaaggaatttccaaaaccgaaaatattctcaagatatgcaatataattccaaattcagtttccataattcctggaaatggtctgtccaaaataatgaccgaaaatttcttaggaaaatctttaactagtaaatgcacattactaattctcattttcctaaaataaaattaagaccttaattaaaagattcttaacttacttatg
This is a stretch of genomic DNA from Papaver somniferum cultivar HN1 chromosome 1, ASM357369v1, whole genome shotgun sequence. It encodes these proteins:
- the LOC113337596 gene encoding uncharacterized protein LOC113337596 isoform X1, with the protein product MSNTAPSNRYFEVMRAALRGEWNDIKRVYNLLPCNNIDIEDDNSNILLNPLTGDTILHMCAQCAQTDDMEQMLRIIPAAKRLLAVSNKKGNTVLHEAARTGIVKMAMLILEKELDGGGDQLLVSVPNLNGETPIYWAAMYGHKDKLLFLNTTASSRGITSTSRSTSMVAPLTIRTSDHSTILHAAVLVESYDVAMEILEIYPDLASNINDDGATASHILALSPSSFKSGTNYFQQYLGATPFVFIQIAAAIVYSYIPIESYETHNAATQRTVLQPNSSFMRKFKHYFRGLCKGLPVLKIVYNTKLKHNYAIQLLRKLLEKDYGQWTMSNFGPEILHGWDYKYGNLENQHPTITTRVTTYKVRERPIILATKLGIIEMLKEIIDVYPESIEMTDEEAGRNLLHLAAEYRHASIIEFLKSSSTISKRNLDMLVVGIDRDGNTPLHAAAKLGKHKPWHIRGAAQWMQWECVWFERLKRMLPPNMVKMKNSKNQYAYQVFTETHTDLREQGERWLKEASNNYMLLSALLATMMFASAFAVPGGNNSTSGRPILLKNQDFGLFIHFVAYGLFFCIISLGLFLTIHAAPFNENDFFLRLPLRSVFAVTALFNSFIFTALSFFQAYMLITGWTGPVVWLNFDMAIGLVGLFFSADLYVDIVGCFIRYLIDILFI
- the LOC113337596 gene encoding uncharacterized protein LOC113337596 isoform X2 → MSNTAPSNRYFEVMRAALRGEWNDIKRVYNLLPCNNIDIEDDNSNILLNPLTGDTILHMCAQCAQTDDMEQMLRIIPAAKRLLAVSNKKGNTVLHEAARTGIVKMAMLILEKELDGGGDQLLVSVPNLNGETPIYWAAMYGHKDKLLFLNTTASSRGITSTSRSTSMVAPLTIRTSDHSTILHAAVLVESYDVAMEILEIYPDLASNINDDGATASHILALSPSSFKSGTNYFQQYLGATPFVFIQIAAAIVYSYIPIESYETHNAATQRTVLQPNSSFMRKFKHYFRGLCKGLPVLKIVYNTKLKHNYAIQLLRKLLEKDYGQWTMSNFGPEILHGWDYKYGNLENQHPTITTRVTTYKVRERPIILATKLGIIEMLKEIIDVYPESIEMTDEEAGRNLLHLAAEYRHASIIEFLKSSSTISKRNLDMLVVGIDRDGNTPLHAAAKLGKHKPWHIRGAAQWMQWECVWFERLKRMLPPNMVKMKNSKNQYAYQVFTETHTDLREQGERWLKEASNNYMLLSALLATMMFASAFAVPGGNNSTSGRPILLKNQDFGLFIHFVAYGLFFCIISLGLFLTIHAAPFNENDFFLRLPLRPCSLA